The sequence aaaaatgacaaacccAACACCAAAACCTAGTCCTAGTCTTCTTATTACCCTTCGTGTGATCTTAGGTTGTTGGTTGTGTTCATCCGTTGCATTTGGAGCCACCTACAATGTGGTCAATTTTGGAGCCAAATCCGATGGCAAAACGGACTCAACCAAGGCATTTCTCAATGCATGGTCCAAAGCTTGTGCTTCTACCAACCCTGCCTCAATTTACGTGCCACAAGGAAAATTCTTGCTTAAAAGTGTGACTTTCAATGGGAAATGTAACAACAAGGGTATTTCTATAACCATTGATGGCACTTTGGTGGCTCCTTCGGATTATAGTGTCACCGGAAGCGCCGGTACGTGGTTGGAATTCGAGCGTGTCGACGGCGTTTCGATTCGCGGCGGGGTGCTTGACGGCCAAGGCACTGCCTTGTGGGATTGCAAGAACTCCGGCAGAGGAAACTGCCCCAGCGGAGCCACGgtatgtttaattaattaattaatttcaatttcatgcATTGAACATATATTATCGTTGACACAATTAACTACTTGctcccatttttattttttaatttgatgttgGAGGTGGAGTTGGACTTGGTGATTAATTAGCGAGAGTTTGTTTAGTGGGGGAGATTAATTCATGGAACGGTTTGCAACTGCTCAGTGTGGTTGCTAGAAGTTGAAGCAAATATCAAGCGAGGAGTTAGTCATaacatactaataataataattactaataaataataataggtTATGGTTGCTAGCCAGAAGAAGTTGAAGCAAATATCAAACGAGGAGTTAGTCACTGTATATGCCATACAAGTAATTGATAAATAACTAAAGGTTATGTGGTTAGTTTGCTAGAAAAAAATGATGCTGCATGTATGTGGGGCATGGACTTATTGATAATTTGCCTCTCAcccattttctttttaacataCAATTGTATTATCTACGTTATAAGAGacgtttttttttgttacacgtTAGGAGACTGGCTTGCACATTCAATCTAAATATaatacatcaaaatcaaaagatatatGAATGtcgaataataatataaaggaTGTTCCTTGTAGTGCCATTAAAACCACAAaagatcattttattattattattattattattattaatattttattattattataaaatgattttcttaCACTCGACCAATCATTTATTGAGTTTAACTCTACGTACGGTTAATatgctttttaaattaattattgtaaaaaaaatcaataaatctattatatatgacaatttgtgaatttgtgatagatactattttttcttctcatgcatatataataaaattgataattttagtattaattaattaatttagaacTCGTCCATCTAAATTAATCATTTCATAATGTAATTTCTACATCAATTCTACAatatttaatattcttattactattattaaacCAAGTCTACTAAACACCATGTTTCTCTTGGCTCTTTGTatgcaataaattaattattcgtAAATTTTATAAAGTAAAGGAGAATTTGAGCTAACCGTAGTTTTGTTATGTTGTGTGTTTAGACACTGGCGTTCACCAACTCCAATAACATTGCCATCGGTGGGTTGACCTCAATGAACAGTCAAATGTTCCACATAGTGTTCAATGGATGCCAGAACGTGAAGCTGCAAGGAGTGAAGGTCCTGGCCGACGGAAACAGCCCCAACACTGACGGCATCCATGTACAAATGTCGTCCCACATCACCATCCTCAACTCAAAAATCCGGACCGGCGATGATTGCATCTCCGTCGGTCCCGGAACCACTAACTTGTGGATTGAAAACATTGCTTGTGGACCAGGACATGGAATAaggtaatattttttgttaatgacCAAAATGAGATTTGAATCTAAGACCTTTATGCATTTAAGAATGTTGTTCCGTGTTATTAGCGGATTATAGGTGTTGacatacttattattattatctttatgaTAATGTTAATAGTTGAAATTGTTGATTGGATTTTGCAGCATTGGAAGCTTGGGAAAGGATTTGAAGGAAGCCGGTGTACAAAATGTGACAGTTAAAACTGTTACATTTACTGGGACTCAAAATGGTGTTAGAATAAAGACATGGGGGAGACCCAGTAACGGATTTGTGAGGAACGTCCTTTTCCAAGACGCAATCATGGTCAATGTTGAAAACCCCGTTATAATTGACCAAAATTACTGCCCAAATAACAAGGGCTGCCCCGATCAGGTATGTAAATTGGAATTTGGAACAACACATTTATTAGTTTAAGATCTCATATAGGCTTCTAATGGGCCTAGAGGTTGTAGTATCTCCTGGACCCTGaggttaagaaaagaaaaaaagttgaataacTATTAGGCCTCTTTGGATATATATAGTTCAGTTAATTAAACACTTATTGAATAACTATTATCATATAGTAAGCTGTTATGAATAAGTCACTTTTATAATTCAAGTAGAAATAAGATTAAATTGGTTTTATATACATGATAAGTTAATATGAAACTCCAATTCCCATTAGAGAATATTCCCTCCCTTcacttttataagaaaaaaaaaacttatatcacACCTAGGGAAAAAGGATTATACATAGTGTAAAAAACTTgtattatcatttaatcacaaTTCACTTtgacttttaagataaataatttaaaagtcttattaatgattaattgtgAATTTGTGATTTGGTGActgtgtaaaaattattttgcacAATGAGGGCATCACTATTAAATTCtcatatttattaagaaaattagtttaattcattaaattgtgttatttttaattaaaaaacaacttttttcCTAAATTATCCTTTATTGAAAGTTAATTGATATTAAGCACAAACTCCTTTATTAAATGAAGGGTATTTTGAACATAcattaaataatatgaaagtggttaaattttatttatatttaaaaataaaaaaattatatatatatatatatatatatatatatatatatatataatattcttaTAAAAGAAAACGGAGGAAGAGTATAAATAAATTCTTCCAGCCACATCCTAAAATGAATCGGAAAATCATTATGATAAAAATGAgctgattttgtttttaatgtttgattattatttttcatacccaaataaattaatgtaacAGGCTTCTGGAGTCAAAGTGAGTGATGTGACATACCAAGACATTCATGGAACATCTGCCACCCATGTTGCTGTGAAATTTGATTGCAGTTCCAAGTACCCATGTAATGGGATAAAGTTAGAGGATGTGAAGCTCACTTACAAGAACCAACCAGCCCTAGCTTCGTGCAACCATGCTGGTGGAGCAGCATTGGGTTCGGTTCAACCAGAGAGTTGCTTTTAGAgcaaaaaaattactatatgcacaaaaaaataaaaaataattactaagcAAAGATTCTAAGTGGAATCACTATGATTGTCCCTAGAGTCATAGGACAAGATAGGCATATACAATGTATcactatgttttttgtttttatgagaAGTGTGAGGAATGGATGTATCATCATGTTGTAGTTTCAGACGTTTTGTAGTTTTGGGTTTGTTGCCTGATCCTGAGGCGTTTGTAGCCCATTGGGCTACGGTGGGGCCTGGTCTTATAATTGTTATAGACCGTATGTGCTCCGATTTTCTATTACATGATTGTATTtctataaaatatacaaatatatgtAGTAAACAAAAAGTTCATGTGTTAATGTATATTGGATTTTATAGTAGTTTTATGTTTTCTTGTGatgtattaaattatatatttattagccTATTTTAAATGCTTTACTACAAATAGGTTATTAGgataagttaataaaaaatttcaaaaacataaagcGCTTAAAACTTATaggcaaaattatatttttggtttctttagtTGTCTCCAATTTCGATTTTAGTTTCCTTCAAATTTATTCATGAATTTAGTCTCCCAATTATGTCGGTGCGTCATTTTAACCGAGTGTGGTAATTACCTCAACCTTGGTAATTACCCGAAGCAAATTAAAAGTCCCTAAGCTTATCTGAGACGCATGAGGTGTTGGCGGTCATTGTTGACGGTGGTTTTCCTTGAGAATTTGGGCTTCCATTTTAGTGGAAGTCGTCATCACTTGGTTTATGAACGAGGGGAGGTGTGGAAGGTTTGTTACTTTCTGCACGTGTGGATCACAATAGTTGTAGGGAGATGGAACGTCAATATTTTTGCAAGTAAGTTAGGTTATTTTATTGAAGTTTTCTTTATATTACCATGGCAGATGGTTGTGGTCCCTTTGTgggatttttttgttgatgcgGTCCACGATTTGTTTTccagtgtttattttttattcaggtGTTGGACTCCACGAGGTGTGTGTTGGCTTTTGTTTTCTTGTGGTCTGTTATGTCTTCCTCGCggtttttgcttttgtttttgttttcttgtgagGTTGTTTGGTTGATGTCAtttttattcatgttttgggCTTCCTTTTCattcatgtttttatttattgaattcacATATTTAGTGGGTTTTACTGTATAATggaattttgttcttttattactgtcatttttttcaggCCAA comes from Glycine soja cultivar W05 chromosome 20, ASM419377v2, whole genome shotgun sequence and encodes:
- the LOC114402816 gene encoding polygalacturonase-like, which encodes MTNPTPKPSPSLLITLRVILGCWLCSSVAFGATYNVVNFGAKSDGKTDSTKAFLNAWSKACASTNPASIYVPQGKFLLKSVTFNGKCNNKGISITIDGTLVAPSDYSVTGSAGTWLEFERVDGVSIRGGVLDGQGTALWDCKNSGRGNCPSGATTLAFTNSNNIAIGGLTSMNSQMFHIVFNGCQNVKLQGVKVLADGNSPNTDGIHVQMSSHITILNSKIRTGDDCISVGPGTTNLWIENIACGPGHGISIGSLGKDLKEAGVQNVTVKTVTFTGTQNGVRIKTWGRPSNGFVRNVLFQDAIMVNVENPVIIDQNYCPNNKGCPDQASGVKVSDVTYQDIHGTSATHVAVKFDCSSKYPCNGIKLEDVKLTYKNQPALASCNHAGGAALGSVQPESCF